From the genome of Venenivibrio stagnispumantis, one region includes:
- a CDS encoding rubredoxin, which translates to MVKVIVKDIFSDKYRCRVCGYIYDPQKGDEKRAISPGISFEDLPDNWHCPVCKYPKREFRKIVK; encoded by the coding sequence ATGGTCAAAGTTATTGTAAAAGATATATTTAGTGATAAATATAGATGCAGGGTTTGTGGATATATTTATGACCCGCAAAAAGGAGATGAAAAGAGAGCCATATCTCCCGGTATCTCTTTTGAAGATTTACCGGACAATTGGCATTGTCCTGTTTGTAAATATCCCAAGAGAGAATTTAGAAAGATAGTTAAGTAG
- the argJ gene encoding bifunctional glutamate N-acetyltransferase/amino-acid acetyltransferase ArgJ codes for MQIKMGVAKAGIKPSGDYDILVLRFNPSVYSAVFTQNSLAAAPVIYDKLVCSIQDKISAIVVNSGNANAATGQKGFENAEKMAQITAENLGIEKEEVLVFSTGVIGVQLPMDKVENGIKEATKNLQDFDLELSARAISTTDAFYKYYETTGEIDGKIFHIKGIAKGAGMIHPNMATMLAYIFTDVKIEKPLLDKVMKLVVERTFNSISVDGCESTNDSFVIVATGENDIEIDDSNKVYFAKKIYEVALKLAKMIVKDGEGATKLIEINIFGADTKEKAKKVAEAIATSNLFKTAMFGNDPNWGRILAAVGQLHHNIDFSKVKLYIGNYLIYAGEPIDFNKDEIVEYMKNNKEINIDLYLNQGEEDWSFYTCDLGYKYVEINAEYTT; via the coding sequence ATGCAGATTAAAATGGGAGTAGCAAAAGCAGGTATTAAGCCATCCGGAGATTATGATATTCTTGTATTAAGATTTAATCCTTCTGTTTATTCAGCAGTATTTACACAAAACAGCTTAGCAGCAGCACCGGTAATATACGATAAATTGGTCTGCTCTATTCAGGATAAAATATCTGCAATTGTTGTAAATAGTGGAAATGCCAATGCAGCCACAGGACAAAAAGGATTTGAAAATGCAGAAAAAATGGCTCAAATAACAGCAGAAAATCTCGGAATTGAAAAAGAAGAAGTTCTTGTTTTCTCTACCGGTGTAATAGGCGTTCAACTTCCGATGGATAAAGTAGAAAACGGCATAAAAGAAGCAACAAAAAATCTTCAAGATTTTGATTTAGAACTATCTGCAAGAGCTATATCAACAACAGATGCATTTTATAAATATTATGAAACAACCGGAGAAATTGATGGAAAAATATTTCATATCAAAGGCATAGCAAAAGGTGCCGGAATGATACATCCAAATATGGCAACAATGCTTGCTTATATCTTTACAGATGTAAAAATAGAAAAGCCACTTCTTGATAAAGTTATGAAACTTGTTGTAGAAAGAACATTCAACTCTATATCGGTAGATGGTTGCGAAAGCACGAATGATAGCTTTGTAATAGTAGCAACCGGAGAAAATGATATAGAAATAGATGATTCAAATAAAGTATATTTTGCAAAAAAGATTTATGAAGTTGCCCTAAAACTTGCAAAAATGATAGTGAAAGATGGAGAAGGAGCCACAAAATTAATTGAGATAAACATATTCGGTGCGGATACAAAAGAAAAAGCAAAAAAAGTAGCAGAAGCAATAGCTACATCAAATCTATTTAAAACAGCAATGTTTGGAAATGACCCGAATTGGGGAAGAATACTTGCAGCAGTAGGACAACTGCATCACAATATAGATTTTAGTAAAGTAAAATTATATATAGGCAATTATCTCATATATGCCGGCGAACCAATAGATTTTAATAAAGATGAAATCGTTGAATATATGAAAAATAACAAAGAAATTAATATAGATTTATATCTTAATCAAGGAGAAGAAGACTGGAGTTTTTACACCTGCGACCTTGGATATAAATATGTAGAAATCAATGCAGAATATACTACTTAA
- a CDS encoding 2Fe-2S iron-sulfur cluster-binding protein, with protein MEKVKIKIDNQEIEVEKGITVLEAAKRLNKLIPTFCYHEKLPIFGGCRICLVWDVKARRSIIACGSYVYDGMEIETENEKVKEDRKFILQMLFSRHPLDCPICDKAGECDLQNWGTYWGPQQNLLPITPFEKVRLEDDWESDYLEFVSNRCVLCIKCVSVCSNIVGANALYQLERGFETLISPVTKPMDTSSCEMCGLCVDICPVGAILFKPFKFNARPWLLKETFSHCGMCSLNCPVVIDHDGKDIRRIRSTADLNICAGAYLGYDVYKENRLKYPLIQNQVKTIDEALQKVADIINNEETAIILSSYSNNESLDIYKEIIEKSGIKATSLSTINTIPVLVGYKETAEEDYTIDLSLIKEFKDVFIIGDDIADTTPVLSYMLNGKNITYIGKNANRIKKFFPRIEEKLNIEDIPENSLIIYSTTSDIAQQSYEMGKTLGRLKKEKNCNILIIPFERNSYGLINRFENLYYLPDILKDIEEGKIKNLIIIGEEITDYIEEEKLKYIFQKVENLIVFSPFEDGLTLISNIAIPISLWFEEEGYIDSIFGKVKTKKSIKNIFEEKTILQRLNNLIIKKEKPQIDYSIRFYDTDYIVKPEIKIWDFGYVGKRSNNLLNWKMKNIGVLEDAD; from the coding sequence ATGGAAAAGGTTAAAATTAAGATAGATAATCAGGAGATAGAAGTAGAGAAAGGAATAACCGTATTGGAAGCAGCAAAAAGATTAAATAAATTAATACCTACATTTTGTTATCATGAAAAACTACCTATATTTGGTGGTTGCCGTATATGTCTTGTTTGGGATGTTAAAGCAAGACGCTCTATTATAGCCTGTGGAAGTTATGTTTATGATGGAATGGAGATAGAAACTGAAAATGAAAAAGTAAAAGAAGATAGAAAATTTATATTACAGATGCTTTTTAGCCGGCATCCTCTTGATTGTCCGATATGTGATAAAGCCGGTGAATGTGATTTACAAAACTGGGGAACATATTGGGGACCTCAACAAAATTTACTTCCTATAACACCTTTTGAGAAAGTAAGACTGGAAGATGATTGGGAAAGTGATTATCTTGAGTTTGTATCAAATAGATGTGTCCTTTGCATAAAATGTGTGTCGGTATGTAGCAATATTGTAGGTGCAAATGCTTTATATCAGCTTGAAAGAGGATTTGAAACATTAATATCTCCGGTAACAAAGCCTATGGATACAAGCAGTTGTGAGATGTGTGGGCTTTGTGTTGATATATGTCCAGTTGGAGCAATTTTATTTAAACCATTTAAATTTAATGCAAGACCTTGGCTTTTAAAAGAAACATTTTCCCATTGTGGAATGTGTAGCCTAAACTGTCCGGTAGTTATAGACCACGATGGGAAAGATATTCGTAGAATAAGAAGCACAGCAGATTTAAATATATGTGCCGGAGCATATCTTGGTTATGATGTATATAAAGAAAACAGATTAAAATATCCATTAATTCAAAATCAAGTTAAAACCATTGATGAAGCTCTGCAAAAAGTAGCAGATATAATAAATAATGAAGAAACAGCAATAATATTATCCTCTTATAGCAATAATGAATCCCTTGATATTTATAAAGAAATTATTGAAAAATCCGGTATAAAAGCAACTTCTTTATCAACAATAAACACAATACCGGTTTTAGTAGGATATAAAGAAACAGCAGAGGAAGATTATACAATTGATTTAAGCCTTATAAAAGAATTTAAAGATGTATTTATAATAGGCGATGATATAGCAGATACAACACCTGTTTTATCTTATATGTTAAACGGGAAAAATATCACCTATATTGGAAAAAATGCAAACAGAATAAAAAAATTCTTCCCAAGGATAGAAGAAAAGTTAAATATTGAAGATATTCCAGAAAACTCATTAATTATTTATAGCACTACTTCCGATATAGCACAGCAAAGTTATGAAATGGGAAAAACTCTCGGAAGATTAAAAAAAGAGAAAAATTGCAATATCTTAATTATTCCTTTTGAAAGAAACAGTTACGGACTGATAAATAGATTTGAAAATCTTTATTATCTTCCGGATATATTAAAAGATATAGAAGAAGGAAAAATCAAAAATCTGATAATCATAGGAGAAGAGATAACAGATTATATAGAAGAAGAAAAATTAAAATATATATTCCAAAAAGTTGAAAATCTTATTGTATTTTCTCCCTTTGAAGATGGATTAACTTTGATAAGTAATATAGCAATACCTATATCTTTATGGTTTGAAGAAGAAGGATATATAGATAGCATTTTCGGAAAAGTAAAAACCAAAAAATCTATAAAAAATATTTTTGAAGAAAAAACAATTTTGCAAAGATTGAATAATCTAATAATAAAAAAAGAAAAGCCACAAATTGATTACAGCATTAGATTTTATGATACAGATTATATAGTTAAACCGGAAATCAAAATATGGGATTTTGGTTATGTAGGAAAAAGGTCAAATAATCTTTTAAACTGGAAAATGAAAAACATAGGAGTGTTGGAAGATGCAGATTAA
- a CDS encoding DNA repair protein RecN, translated as MLSQITIKKFLYLTDIKLDLVDGVNVFTGETGVGKSLIVDAIAFVLGERGNYPEDSYVELVFENIQNDYSEEGLLIVSRQIKNGKSIYYLNGKRATLSTIKEATEDLVEIYSQHQYQKLFSKDNQRKIFDSFCQIEDLLEEYQKLYKEFKEKEKEYNQLIQAQSERLRELDFLKYQLNELNNANIKSGEKEALEERYSYLSNIQTIKEIVSITEYSLSEEIFEKLSVIIKNLSKIAGYDKNIQKALNQIEEAYNILKDAGYQLSKIELDIDEKEINLIEERLNLINHLERKYNTDEKGLIELKNKIEEKIQELENSQIQIPNLQKDINILKEKINQLAEIISQKRKEKAKIFDEIVKKHLSELALESATFITDIQEKQPDRYGKDEVRFLFSANKGLKPSFLEDTASGGELSRLSLVLRLLTQKSAKTLILDEIDTGIGGKTALNLSKKLKDLSKNFQLIIITHLPQIASISDKHFYIEKYNLPDTTKAVIKEIEDIEKEKEIARMLSGIIDEKSIQLAKNLINSFAKNG; from the coding sequence ATGCTTTCTCAGATAACTATAAAAAAATTTCTGTATCTTACGGATATTAAGTTAGATTTGGTAGATGGAGTTAATGTTTTTACCGGTGAAACCGGGGTCGGTAAATCGCTTATTGTTGATGCAATAGCATTTGTTCTTGGTGAAAGAGGAAACTATCCGGAAGATAGCTATGTAGAGCTTGTTTTTGAGAATATACAAAATGATTACTCAGAAGAAGGATTATTAATAGTATCAAGACAGATAAAAAACGGAAAAAGTATATATTACCTTAACGGCAAAAGAGCCACCCTTTCCACAATAAAAGAAGCAACAGAAGATTTAGTAGAAATATACTCCCAGCATCAATACCAAAAATTATTTTCAAAAGACAACCAAAGAAAGATATTTGATAGTTTCTGTCAAATAGAAGATTTGCTTGAAGAATACCAAAAGCTATACAAAGAATTTAAAGAAAAAGAAAAAGAGTATAATCAATTAATACAAGCCCAGTCAGAGAGATTAAGAGAACTTGATTTTTTAAAATATCAATTAAATGAGCTAAATAATGCAAATATAAAATCAGGTGAAAAAGAAGCCCTTGAAGAAAGATATTCATATCTATCTAATATCCAAACAATAAAAGAGATTGTAAGCATAACCGAATATAGCTTATCCGAAGAAATATTTGAAAAATTGTCGGTTATAATAAAAAATTTATCAAAAATAGCCGGTTATGATAAAAATATACAAAAAGCATTAAATCAGATAGAAGAAGCCTATAATATCTTAAAAGATGCCGGTTATCAGCTAAGTAAAATAGAGCTTGATATTGATGAAAAAGAGATAAATCTCATTGAAGAAAGATTAAATCTTATAAACCATTTAGAAAGAAAATATAACACAGATGAAAAAGGATTGATAGAGCTAAAAAATAAAATAGAAGAAAAAATCCAAGAGCTTGAAAACAGCCAGATACAAATACCAAATCTACAAAAAGATATAAATATATTAAAAGAAAAGATAAACCAACTTGCAGAAATTATATCTCAAAAGAGAAAAGAAAAAGCAAAAATATTTGATGAAATCGTAAAAAAACATTTATCAGAGCTTGCCCTTGAATCGGCTACATTTATAACAGATATACAGGAAAAACAACCGGATAGATACGGCAAAGATGAAGTTAGATTTTTATTTTCTGCTAATAAAGGATTAAAGCCATCTTTTTTAGAAGATACTGCTTCCGGTGGTGAGTTATCAAGATTATCATTGGTTTTAAGATTACTTACACAAAAATCTGCAAAAACATTGATATTAGACGAAATAGATACAGGCATTGGCGGAAAAACAGCTTTAAATTTATCAAAAAAATTAAAAGATTTATCAAAAAATTTTCAGCTTATAATAATTACCCATTTGCCACAGATAGCATCTATTTCTGATAAGCATTTTTATATAGAAAAATATAATCTTCCGGATACAACAAAAGCAGTAATAAAAGAGATTGAAGATATAGAAAAAGAAAAAGAGATTGCCAGAATGCTATCCGGCATTATAGATGAAAAAAGTATCCAGCTTGCAAAAAATCTTATAAATAGCTTCGCAAAAAATGGATAA
- the truA gene encoding tRNA pseudouridine(38-40) synthase TruA, with translation MDKRYNYKLTIAYIGTNYHGWQKQKNAITIQEIIENLLIDLFKEKITLIGAGRTDAGVHALGQVANFKTNIYKEPKLLYKYLNAKLPRDISILKVEEVDINFNARFSAKGKTYIYKIYTKPNPFLYGLAWYIDKPLDIKKMVDGLNLLKNYKDFTSLAKKENYLRKEIDLREVYLHYDGEIITITITASHFLRNLVRRIVGHIVKIGTKELTIEEFKEIIKAKDPSKGRFIAPACGLYLKEIYY, from the coding sequence ATGGATAAAAGATATAACTATAAATTAACCATAGCATATATAGGAACAAATTATCACGGCTGGCAAAAACAAAAAAATGCAATCACAATACAGGAAATTATTGAAAATCTTTTGATAGATTTATTTAAAGAAAAAATAACATTAATAGGAGCCGGTAGAACCGATGCCGGAGTCCATGCCCTCGGTCAGGTAGCAAATTTTAAAACAAATATCTACAAAGAGCCAAAATTGTTATATAAATATCTAAATGCAAAACTTCCAAGGGATATATCTATTTTAAAAGTAGAAGAAGTTGATATAAATTTTAATGCAAGATTTTCTGCGAAAGGGAAAACATATATATACAAGATATATACAAAGCCAAATCCATTTTTATACGGGCTTGCCTGGTATATAGATAAACCTCTTGATATAAAAAAAATGGTAGATGGTTTAAATCTTCTTAAAAATTATAAAGATTTTACAAGCCTTGCAAAGAAAGAAAATTATTTAAGAAAAGAGATAGATTTAAGAGAAGTATATCTTCATTACGATGGAGAGATTATAACAATTACCATAACAGCCTCACATTTTCTGAGAAATTTAGTAAGAAGAATTGTTGGACATATTGTAAAAATAGGAACTAAAGAGCTGACCATTGAAGAATTTAAAGAAATTATAAAAGCAAAAGACCCTTCAAAAGGAAGATTTATAGCACCGGCTTGTGGATTATATCTAAAAGAAATATATTACTGA
- a CDS encoding iron-sulfur cluster assembly scaffold protein: MFEYTEKVMDHFMNPRNIGEIPNPDGYGQCGNPSCGDAMLFTIKVDKDTDIITDVKFKTFGCGSAIAVSSVLTEMVKGKPIDYALNLTYKEIFEELGGLPPQKIHCTNLGLETLHVAIKDYLLKQGRIEEANKIPDCIEEEHEEESVSLEHIG, from the coding sequence ATGTTTGAATATACAGAAAAAGTTATGGATCATTTTATGAATCCAAGAAATATTGGAGAAATACCAAATCCGGATGGATACGGACAATGTGGTAATCCATCTTGTGGTGATGCAATGCTCTTTACTATAAAAGTTGATAAAGATACAGATATAATTACCGATGTTAAATTTAAAACATTCGGTTGTGGTTCTGCAATAGCTGTTTCTTCTGTGCTTACAGAAATGGTAAAAGGAAAACCAATAGATTATGCATTAAATCTCACATACAAGGAGATTTTTGAGGAGCTTGGAGGACTTCCACCTCAAAAAATACATTGCACAAATCTTGGACTTGAAACTCTTCATGTTGCTATAAAAGATTATCTTTTAAAGCAAGGAAGAATAGAAGAAGCAAACAAAATACCTGACTGCATAGAAGAAGAACACGAAGAAGAATCAGTATCTTTGGAACATATAGGATAA
- a CDS encoding sulfurtransferase TusA family protein, whose translation MDVKPDITHDATGTYCPIPITELAKVMKKVEVGTIVELLADDEGAIQDVPAWCQTTGNEFLGYKEEDGILHFYVRKTQG comes from the coding sequence ATGGATGTTAAACCAGACATAACCCATGATGCAACCGGAACCTATTGCCCGATACCGATTACAGAACTTGCCAAAGTGATGAAAAAAGTAGAAGTAGGAACCATTGTAGAACTGCTTGCAGATGATGAAGGAGCTATCCAAGATGTGCCTGCTTGGTGTCAAACCACCGGAAATGAATTCCTCGGATATAAAGAAGAAGATGGAATTTTACATTTTTATGTAAGGAAAACTCAAGGATGA
- a CDS encoding NifU family protein — protein sequence MVKTKELEVEEVLEKIRPALAQDAGNIGLVKIEDSDVYLKLFGTCSSCPVADITMKDMIVYTIKESLPWVKSVIIGQEKYIIE from the coding sequence ATGGTAAAAACTAAGGAATTAGAAGTAGAAGAAGTCTTAGAAAAAATAAGACCTGCTCTTGCTCAGGATGCAGGAAATATAGGGCTTGTAAAAATTGAAGATTCAGACGTTTATCTAAAACTTTTCGGAACATGTAGCTCCTGTCCGGTAGCAGATATTACAATGAAAGATATGATAGTTTATACAATTAAAGAATCTTTACCTTGGGTTAAATCTGTTATAATAGGGCAGGAAAAATATATAATAGAATGA
- the aroE gene encoding shikimate dehydrogenase yields the protein MIINGETSVYGIIGYPVKHSKSPIFQTKAFEYLGINAVYIPFEVKPENLESAIKGLKALSVKGVNVTIPHKEEVIKYINEISQEAKIIKAVNTLKIIDGYIIGYNTDAYGFITGLKEVEPDLSGKTALVLGAGGASRAVIYSLITEGVKIYIANRTKAKVEQIIDDFKTLTKYITDFIQYIEFYRIEEILKEVDIIINTTSVGLKDEDPELFDYSRIEKKHIVVDIIYKETKLLKKAKEIGCKYQDGLPMLIYQGAKSFEIWTGKKAPIEIMKNSISMY from the coding sequence ATGATTATAAATGGTGAAACTTCTGTCTATGGTATTATAGGTTATCCTGTAAAACATTCCAAATCTCCAATCTTTCAAACAAAAGCATTTGAATATCTTGGGATAAATGCTGTTTATATTCCTTTTGAAGTAAAACCTGAGAATTTAGAATCTGCAATAAAAGGTCTAAAAGCTTTATCTGTAAAAGGTGTAAATGTCACTATCCCCCATAAAGAGGAAGTGATTAAATATATAAATGAAATTTCTCAGGAAGCTAAAATTATCAAAGCAGTAAATACCTTAAAAATAATAGATGGATATATAATAGGATATAATACAGATGCTTACGGATTTATAACCGGTTTGAAAGAAGTTGAGCCGGATTTATCAGGTAAAACTGCATTGGTTTTAGGTGCTGGCGGTGCATCAAGGGCTGTTATATATAGCTTAATCACAGAAGGTGTAAAAATATATATAGCTAACAGAACAAAAGCAAAAGTAGAACAAATAATTGATGATTTTAAAACTTTAACTAAATATATAACAGATTTTATCCAATATATAGAATTTTATAGGATAGAAGAGATATTAAAAGAAGTGGATATTATAATAAATACAACATCAGTAGGGCTAAAAGATGAAGACCCTGAACTTTTTGATTATTCAAGGATAGAAAAAAAACATATTGTTGTTGATATTATATATAAAGAAACAAAATTATTAAAAAAGGCTAAGGAAATAGGATGTAAATATCAGGACGGATTGCCGATGCTGATATATCAAGGTGCAAAATCCTTTGAGATATGGACTGGTAAAAAAGCACCAATAGAAATAATGAAAAATTCAATATCTATGTATTAA
- the upp gene encoding uracil phosphoribosyltransferase: protein MKIIKVENNLLKHLISKIRDKNTDSFLFRKYISDISKILLIKFLEDENLVYKEIETWIGKLEQPFLEEDRYVFIPILRAGLPMLDGALEILPNSKAGFLAIKRDEETLESKIYYKRLPDLKNKIAVILDPMVATGGSLSLAIDILKEENPEKIISLNIIAAPEGLERLKTKDFVMYIAQIDEKLNDKGYIIPGIGDAGDRLFNT from the coding sequence ATGAAAATTATAAAAGTAGAAAACAATTTATTAAAGCATCTTATCTCAAAAATTAGAGATAAAAATACAGATAGTTTTCTTTTTAGAAAATATATATCAGATATATCAAAAATTTTGTTAATAAAATTTTTAGAAGATGAAAATCTGGTTTATAAAGAGATAGAAACATGGATAGGTAAATTAGAACAGCCATTTTTAGAAGAAGATAGATATGTATTTATCCCTATTTTGAGGGCAGGACTTCCTATGCTTGATGGAGCATTAGAAATTTTGCCCAATTCAAAAGCCGGTTTTTTAGCAATAAAAAGAGATGAAGAAACCTTAGAAAGTAAAATTTATTATAAAAGATTACCGGATTTGAAAAATAAAATAGCAGTAATATTAGACCCTATGGTTGCAACCGGTGGTTCTTTATCCCTTGCCATAGATATTTTAAAAGAAGAAAATCCTGAAAAAATAATATCTTTAAATATAATAGCAGCACCTGAAGGATTAGAGAGATTAAAAACAAAAGATTTTGTTATGTATATAGCCCAAATAGATGAAAAATTAAATGATAAAGGCTATATTATTCCTGGCATAGGAGATGCCGGAGATAGACTGTTTAATACATAG
- a CDS encoding NAD(P)H-dependent glycerol-3-phosphate dehydrogenase: MKLGIVGAGSWATALAHILSKNFQSVILWARDKDVAENINQNHKNDKYLPDILLNSNISATIDLEEIFRQDIIIIAIPMQHIRETISNIKLKEEKMIISASKGIEIGSLKLPSDVIKESLDIPEENIFALSGPSFAKEVAKELPTALTLAGKDIQKAEKLQQLLNTKTFRIYISEDIKGVEIGGAVKNVIAIACGASDGLKLGNNARASLITRGLYEMTKFVPIFNANPQTIYGLSGLGDLVLTATGDLSRNRRFGLLIGEGYSVEEAIKKINQTIEGIETVKAIKQLSEKYNLELPISEMVYKVIYEKLNIKKAVDLLMNRELKKEFL, encoded by the coding sequence TTGAAACTCGGTATTGTAGGAGCAGGAAGCTGGGCAACAGCATTAGCCCACATTTTATCTAAAAATTTCCAGAGTGTAATCTTATGGGCAAGAGATAAAGATGTAGCAGAAAATATAAACCAAAACCATAAAAATGATAAATATCTACCGGATATTCTATTAAATTCAAATATATCAGCAACGATAGATTTAGAAGAAATCTTCCGGCAAGATATTATTATAATAGCCATTCCTATGCAACATATAAGGGAAACTATATCAAATATAAAACTGAAAGAAGAAAAAATGATAATATCTGCATCAAAAGGAATAGAAATAGGGAGTTTAAAACTTCCTTCTGATGTTATAAAAGAAAGTTTGGATATACCGGAAGAGAATATTTTTGCTTTATCCGGTCCATCTTTTGCAAAAGAGGTAGCAAAAGAATTACCTACAGCTTTAACATTAGCCGGTAAAGATATACAAAAAGCAGAAAAATTACAACAGCTTTTAAACACAAAAACATTTAGAATTTATATATCAGAAGATATAAAGGGAGTAGAAATAGGCGGAGCAGTAAAAAATGTTATTGCTATCGCCTGTGGTGCAAGTGATGGTTTAAAACTTGGAAATAATGCAAGAGCTTCTTTAATAACCAGAGGACTTTATGAAATGACAAAATTTGTCCCTATATTTAATGCAAATCCACAAACAATTTACGGATTATCCGGACTTGGAGATTTAGTTTTAACAGCAACCGGAGATTTATCAAGAAATAGAAGATTTGGCTTGTTGATAGGAGAAGGATATTCGGTAGAAGAGGCAATTAAAAAGATAAATCAAACAATAGAAGGTATAGAAACAGTAAAAGCAATAAAACAACTATCTGAAAAATATAATTTAGAACTTCCAATTTCTGAAATGGTTTATAAAGTTATTTATGAAAAACTAAATATAAAAAAAGCAGTAGATTTATTAATGAATAGAGAGCTTAAAAAGGAGTTTTTATGA